GATGTCCGATTCTGTTCAGCTGTCCCCCACCGTGACGCTCCGAACGCTCCGCGGTGGAGACGCCCCCGCTCTGCTCGACGCTTACACGCGCAATCGCGCTCACCTTGCTCCGTGGGATCCGGCCCGGCTGGACTCGTTCTTCACCCTCAGCGTGCAGCAGGCCATGGTCGCCGTGCAACGTGAGGAACTTGCCATGGGAACGGGTCTGCCCCTGGTGCTCCTGGAAGATGGCCGCATTGTGGGCCGCATGACGCTGTCCCGAATCGTGCGCGGTCCGCTGCAGAGTGCCAGCGTGGGGTACTTTATCGATGCGGAGTGCACCGGGCGCGGTCTGGCATCCGCTGCCCTCGCGCACATTGTGCGACAGGCGGATCGAACCCTGGGCCTGCACCGGATCGAGGCCAGCACGCTGCTGCATAACGTGGGGTCGCAGCACGTGCTGCGCGGGGTCGGGTTTGAGCAGTTCGGCATGGCGAAGGAGTTTTTGAAGATCGCCGGTACGTGGCAGGACCACCTGCTGTTTCACAAGATATTGGGGTGAGGACAGCTCGTGAGATCGGGTCACGAGGTCTCGACCGCGCCGTAGACGGCGCCTGCTCGACCAGCGAAATGGGGGCACGGCGCGGGGCGCGGGGCGAGATCGGGTCACGAGGTCTCGACCGCGCCGTAGACGGCGCCTGCTCGACCAGCGAGATGGGGGCGCGGCGCGGGGCGCGAGCGCGGGGCGGGGGCGCGGGGCGCGGCGCGGGGCGGGGGCTAGCGGGGGACGTTTCGGTAGGTGATGGAGCGGGCGGGGATTGCGTCTACCTTGGCCTGGAGGCGGGCGCGCACCGCGGGCCATTCGTCGATGAGGATCGAGTACATGGCGGTGTCCCGCCAGCTGCCGTCGGTGCGCACCTCATGACGACGCAGCACACCCTCAAACGTGGCACCAACGGCCTCGATGGTTGCTCTCGACCGGGTATTGATGGCATCGGCTTGAATGGTGATGCGACCGAAGTCGTTGCGGAAGGCCTCGGTGAGCAGCAGAAGTGTGCACTCGGTGTTCACGCC
This sequence is a window from Cryobacterium sp. CG_9.6. Protein-coding genes within it:
- a CDS encoding GNAT family N-acetyltransferase; this encodes MSDSVQLSPTVTLRTLRGGDAPALLDAYTRNRAHLAPWDPARLDSFFTLSVQQAMVAVQREELAMGTGLPLVLLEDGRIVGRMTLSRIVRGPLQSASVGYFIDAECTGRGLASAALAHIVRQADRTLGLHRIEASTLLHNVGSQHVLRGVGFEQFGMAKEFLKIAGTWQDHLLFHKILG